The following proteins are encoded in a genomic region of Burkholderia gladioli:
- the pbpC gene encoding penicillin-binding protein 1C: MPPRPARLDQRLALHGFRRAPSALRLLLAGALLGTACTAQAVPSYDSVRRDFRSSDWVLLARDGTPLQRTRVDTGERRGDWVALADVSPALREAIVVSEDKRFYEHSGVDWRGIAGAAWANLWNSRTRGASTVTMQLAGLLGDSSRHSGQRSLPQKAGQAIDALWLERTWRKDRILEAYLNLVPFRGETVGLSALSWSLFGKAPSGLDERESAVAAALIRAPNASYPKVAERACRILRDMQQGSAGCKGLDGFVQLAFARPAPPSSAFQDGESLAPHFARRVAAETHPLPGARIRSTLDAGLQRYARDTLTRALTELNAPPQSRNVQDGAAVVIDNASGEIRAWVGSSGALSAAREVDSVLALRQAGSTLKPFLYAQAIDERRLTGATLLDDSPVDLAAGGGLYVPQNYDHDFKGWVSVRSALGSSLNVPAVRTLVLVTPHRFSRTLTSLGLPLTEEGDYYGYSLALGSADVSLLTLANAYRALADGGLALPTHDLPRDPAQAASKAAPQAASRAATQAGASPAARRVFSPEASFIVTDMLADNNARTRTFGFDSPLATHVFSAVKTGTSKDMRDNWAVGFTSRYTIGVWVGNADGSPMREVSGVTGAAPVWAALVARLHRDGGSVAPRPPAGVVRERVDFERAIEPSRDEWFVRGTETSQVRLAAGAGGSPAAAAQSRAGTARIRNVSTGAGSNARAPLAIAAPTDGTIFALDPDIPPHNQRVWFERVTGNGGRGSWRLDGRVIGHGERLAWLPWPGRHQLELLDAGGKPVDHVAFEVRGAVARPGANARGSR; this comes from the coding sequence ATGCCGCCGCGGCCCGCGCGCCTCGACCAGCGCCTCGCCCTGCACGGCTTCCGGCGCGCGCCGAGCGCGCTGCGCCTGCTGCTGGCCGGCGCCCTGCTCGGCACCGCCTGCACCGCGCAGGCGGTGCCGAGCTACGACAGCGTGCGGCGCGACTTTCGCAGTTCCGACTGGGTCCTGCTCGCGCGCGACGGCACGCCCCTGCAGCGCACCCGCGTCGACACCGGCGAACGGCGCGGCGACTGGGTCGCGCTGGCCGACGTCTCGCCGGCGCTGCGCGAGGCGATCGTGGTGTCCGAGGACAAGCGCTTCTACGAGCACAGCGGCGTGGACTGGCGCGGCATCGCCGGCGCAGCCTGGGCCAACCTGTGGAATTCGCGCACGCGCGGCGCCTCGACCGTCACCATGCAGCTGGCCGGCCTGCTCGGCGACAGCTCGCGCCATTCGGGCCAGCGCTCGCTGCCGCAGAAGGCGGGCCAGGCGATCGACGCGCTGTGGCTCGAACGGACCTGGCGCAAGGACCGGATCCTCGAGGCCTATCTGAACCTGGTGCCGTTCCGGGGCGAGACGGTGGGCCTCTCGGCGCTGTCCTGGTCGCTGTTCGGCAAGGCGCCCTCGGGACTCGACGAGCGCGAATCGGCGGTGGCCGCCGCGCTGATCCGCGCGCCCAACGCCAGCTATCCGAAGGTGGCCGAGCGCGCCTGCCGGATCCTGCGCGACATGCAGCAGGGCAGCGCCGGCTGCAAGGGCCTGGACGGCTTCGTGCAACTGGCCTTCGCGCGGCCCGCGCCGCCCTCCTCGGCGTTCCAGGACGGCGAATCGCTGGCGCCGCACTTCGCGCGCCGCGTGGCCGCCGAAACCCATCCCCTGCCCGGCGCGCGAATCCGCTCCACGCTCGACGCGGGACTGCAGCGCTATGCGCGCGACACGCTCACGCGCGCCCTGACCGAGCTGAACGCGCCGCCGCAGTCGCGCAACGTGCAGGACGGCGCGGCAGTGGTGATCGACAACGCCAGCGGCGAGATCCGCGCCTGGGTGGGTTCCTCGGGCGCCTTGTCGGCGGCGCGCGAGGTCGATTCGGTGCTGGCGCTGCGCCAGGCCGGCTCGACGCTCAAGCCCTTCCTCTATGCGCAGGCGATCGACGAGCGGCGCCTGACCGGCGCCACCCTGCTCGACGATTCGCCGGTCGACCTGGCCGCCGGCGGCGGCCTCTACGTGCCGCAGAACTACGATCACGACTTCAAGGGCTGGGTCAGCGTGCGCAGCGCGCTCGGCTCCTCGCTGAACGTGCCGGCGGTGCGCACCCTGGTGCTGGTCACCCCGCATCGCTTCTCGCGCACCCTCACCTCGCTGGGCCTGCCGCTGACCGAGGAGGGCGACTACTACGGCTACAGCCTCGCGCTGGGCAGCGCCGACGTGTCGCTGCTGACGCTCGCGAATGCCTATCGCGCGCTGGCCGACGGCGGCCTCGCGCTGCCCACCCACGACCTGCCGCGCGACCCCGCGCAGGCGGCCTCCAAAGCGGCGCCGCAAGCGGCTTCACGAGCGGCCACGCAAGCGGGCGCGAGCCCGGCGGCCAGGCGCGTGTTCAGCCCCGAGGCCAGCTTCATCGTCACCGACATGCTGGCCGACAACAACGCGCGCACGCGCACCTTCGGCTTCGACAGCCCGCTCGCCACGCACGTGTTCTCGGCCGTCAAGACCGGCACCAGCAAGGACATGCGCGACAATTGGGCGGTCGGTTTCACCTCGCGCTACACGATCGGCGTCTGGGTCGGCAACGCCGACGGCTCGCCGATGCGCGAGGTATCGGGCGTGACGGGTGCCGCTCCCGTGTGGGCGGCGCTGGTCGCTCGCCTGCATCGCGACGGCGGCAGCGTCGCGCCGCGGCCGCCGGCCGGCGTGGTGCGCGAGCGCGTGGACTTCGAGCGCGCGATCGAGCCTTCGCGCGACGAGTGGTTCGTGCGCGGCACCGAAACCAGCCAGGTGCGGCTGGCGGCCGGCGCAGGCGGCTCGCCCGCCGCGGCCGCTCAGTCACGCGCCGGTACCGCGCGGATCCGCAACGTCTCGACCGGCGCCGGTTCGAACGCGCGTGCGCCGCTGGCGATTGCCGCGCCGACCGACGGCACCATCTTCGCGCTCGATCCCGACATCCCGCCGCACAACCAGCGCGTCTGGTTCGAGCGGGTAACGGGTAACGGGGGGCGCGGCAGCTGGCGGCTCGACGGCCGCGTGATCGGCCATGGCGAGCGCCTGGCCTGGCTGCCCTGGCCGGGGCGGCATCAACTGGAACTGCTCGACGCGGGCGGCAAGCCGGTCGACCACGTGGCCTTCGAGGTACGTGGCGCGGTGGCCCGGCCCGGCGCGAACGCACGCGGCAGCCGTTGA